The Deltaproteobacteria bacterium genome window below encodes:
- a CDS encoding flagellar biosynthetic protein FliR, with protein MDLVPLLPLLEPFVVLVVLAMARAGGLLMALPHTSNKAVPRMVKVVTVVGLSIALAGISGPPALGRLDVWTLAFAIVGELVVGLALGFVVQISLSAVRIAGEVIGVEIGLSFSAVADPMNPGASTSTASLLGHLGVQLVFALGLDRMLLRGLGYSVRAVPLGHGQLHGGSVELMSTQFGTALQVAIHLAMPVMAAVLAVKLALAVLARFVPKLQVFALAFGVALIVGLQALRAAMPSLAQAIAAHLGQVLELFDAMIMSLRI; from the coding sequence ATGGACCTGGTCCCCCTGCTGCCATTGCTCGAGCCGTTCGTGGTGCTGGTCGTGCTGGCGATGGCGCGGGCCGGCGGTCTGCTGATGGCACTGCCGCACACCTCCAACAAGGCGGTGCCGCGCATGGTCAAGGTCGTGACCGTGGTCGGCCTGTCGATCGCCCTGGCGGGCATCTCGGGCCCGCCTGCGCTCGGGCGCCTCGACGTGTGGACGCTGGCGTTCGCGATCGTCGGCGAGCTCGTGGTGGGGCTCGCGCTGGGCTTCGTGGTGCAGATCTCGCTGTCGGCGGTGCGCATCGCCGGCGAGGTCATCGGCGTCGAGATCGGCCTGTCGTTCTCCGCGGTCGCCGACCCCATGAATCCGGGCGCGTCGACCTCGACCGCGTCGCTGCTGGGCCACCTGGGCGTGCAGCTGGTGTTCGCGCTGGGGCTCGACCGCATGCTGCTGCGCGGGCTCGGCTACAGCGTCCGCGCGGTGCCGCTGGGCCACGGCCAGCTCCACGGCGGCAGCGTCGAGCTGATGTCGACGCAGTTCGGCACCGCGCTGCAGGTCGCGATTCACCTGGCGATGCCGGTGATGGCGGCGGTGCTGGCGGTCAAGCTCGCGCTGGCGGTGCTGGCCCGTTTCGTGCCCAAGCTGCAGGTCTTCGCGCTCGCGTTCGGGGTCGCGTTGATCGTCGGCTTGCAGGCGCTGCGCGCCGCGATGCCGTCGCTGGCCCAGGCCATCGCCGCCCACCTCGGCCAGGTGCTCGAGCTGTTCGACGCCATGATCATGTCGCTGCGGATCTGA
- a CDS encoding flagellar biosynthetic protein FliQ: MTPEAVLDVMMRAMWLALEVSGPLLTIGLAVGLVMGLVQAATQLSEPAIGFVPKLLALGAAMITMGGWLLERLTTFGREMLGAVGQIHP; encoded by the coding sequence ATGACACCCGAGGCGGTACTCGACGTGATGATGCGGGCGATGTGGCTCGCGCTCGAAGTCTCGGGCCCGCTGCTGACCATCGGCCTCGCGGTGGGACTGGTGATGGGTCTCGTGCAGGCGGCGACCCAGCTGTCGGAGCCCGCAATCGGCTTCGTGCCCAAGCTGCTGGCACTCGGCGCCGCGATGATCACGATGGGCGGCTGGTTGCTCGAGCGCCTGACCACGTTCGGACGCGAGATGTTGGGGGCCGTGGGCCAGATCCATCCGTAG